A region of the Leptospira inadai serovar Lyme str. 10 genome:
AGTACGTTAACGGAAGTCGCTTTATCGCCCACCTACCCGCAAATCATTTTACTCCGGAAGAATTCGTGATTCGATCTAAGGATATCGCGAAAGAGAACGGATTAAAAATCACGATATTCGACGAACCCCAACTAAAGAAGGAAAAGATGGGGGGAATTCTCGCGGTCTCACAAGGCTCGGATAAGAAACCGAAAATGATTATTTTGGAATATCATCCGGTAAAACCTAAAACCAGAAAAAAACTGGCTTTGATCGGAAAGGGCCTCACGTTCGACTCCGGAGGGATCAGCATCAAACCCGCGCAAGACATGCATGAAATGAAATACGATATGTGCGGTGCGGCTGCGGTGATTCACGCTATCGGTGCGATTGCGGAATTAGAGATCGGTGTGCCCGTGATTGCGGCGATCGGAGTCGCGGAGAACATGCCGGATGCAGCCGCCTTAAAACCGGGCGACGTTTATACCGCACATAATGGACTAACGGTGGAGGTTCAGAATACCGATGCGGAAGGGCGTTTGGTGCTCGGGGATGTCCTCTCCTATATAGGAAAAAAATTCAAACCGGACTATATGGTAGATTTGGCCACTTTAACGGGAGCGATCATCATCTCTCTCGGGCACGAAGCGGCCGGAGTAATGAGTAATTCCGAAAAACTTGCTGAACTCTTGAATGAAGCTTCGGCATCTTCCGATGAGCGAATCTGGAATCTTCCGCTTTGGGACGAGTACGGAGAGGAATTAAAAAGTGATATAGCCGACATACGAAATGTTGCGGGACGTCCCGGGGGAAGTCTTTCGGCAGGAAAATATCTGGAACGATTTGTCGATTCGGGCATCGAGTGGGCCCATATAGATATTGCAGGAACCGCGTGGAGAAAAAAATCCTCAGGTACCCAAATCGGGAACGGACCAAGCGGTTACGGGGTTCGCCTTTTAGTCGATCTCGCCGAAAAGTTGGAAAAAAGCAAATAATACAAACTCGCCGTGAGTGATGATAATTGCAAGTACGGCGTACGGCGGATTTACCGTTTCTTGGCCCAGACTTGACGACACCTTGCAATCCGGCCCGCAATAGTCGGGTCGGCGCGAGGCCTGCTCCGCAAGATTGGTTCTGCAAGACAGATGATGGTAAACTGTCTCCAAGACCGATTGAAATCGATGCACAGTGTCGGAGCCGATCGCAAAAAGAAAATTACAATTTGTCCCAATCCGGAACGGACCCTTTACTCTTTATAGTAGAGAGAGCTTCCCGAAAATCGGAAAATATTTGCTTCTTGCTCTTTCCCTTGTAATACTTCTCGAAATATTGAGAAGTTTCCATATCCTGGATTTCCTTGGTAAAAGCATACAGGGCTAATTGATTTATTGATACACCCTGCTCTTCTGCTACTCTTTCGATTTTATGTTTTAGCTCGGAGGGAATCCGGATCGTTAAAATACTAGCTTTAGCTTTCATTTTCTACCCTCCATATCTTCATGAACTCAGATGGTGTAATCACTTTCAAATCTGCAAATTTAAGATTATTACCGACCAGATAATCCCTAATATTGCTTGTTACTAAGTAATCCGCATTCGACGCAATCGCCAGTTCTACAAAGTGATTATCATCCTCATCTCGCAAGTTTGGTCGAAATGAATAATAAATCGTTTGAGCAAAACCTATGTGAGCAATAAAGCCGAGGATTTTCTTAATTTCTTTATCCTTGATACCTAAATCCTTTTTTGAAGTGTCTCTTTTCAAGACTTCTTCATATTCTTTAAATACAGGAATTGATATGCTAAGTTTGATCTTTTGCTCAAAAATTAATTCTAAAATTGCCCGAGAAGCTCCTGGCTCAGCCCGTAAGGCTTGGTATAAAACATTAGTATCTAAGACAATTTTCAATTCTCTTGATGATAGCATATATACTATCAAATTGCCAACTGTTTTATTTCCACCTTTTAATCAAATCACCCGAAAAGCTCTTCTTACTGCAGTTTCTTCCGCTATGTCTAAGATCTAACACCTTATACTCCCGGAATCAGTTCTCCTTCCTCCACTATCTAACATCCAATACCCAAGTCCTAACACCTAGACATTATGTGACATAATTAAAAACCGACTCAAGTACGAAGTGAAAGAATTCCGCTCGACCCATAGTGCACTGCAAAAAGAATGGTCATAGATAGTGCACTGCACAATTAAAGGAGGTTGGGACTCCAATGGACCAGCCTAAGATTCGAAAACGACACTTCTTTATCGCGATCCTGCCCCTGCTCTACCAATCCTTGGTAGCGCCGATTGCAGGCTCTCTAACCGAAAATTGGATTTTAAACAAAAGCCGGACGGAAACCCAATCGGTAAAGCAATTCATCCAGGAGCACAGACCATCCATCTCCCCTTCGGAGCTGGAAATATTGACGAAAACAATACTGCTCGAAGCGGCTAAGATCGATGATCTGGCCTGCGGGAGGTATTGTTCCGAAGGCGAAAAAGTCGGCCTTCTTCTAGGACTAATTCAAGTTGAATCCGAATTCTCCAGAAAAGCTAAATCTAAAAAGAATGCCCGCGGCTATATGCAGGTCCTTCCTTCTACCGGCGCCTGGATCGGTTCCCTGGAAGGCAGGAAGGTGCGTGATTTTCACTTATTCGAGACCGAAATCAATATACATTTGGGGGTTTCCTATCTAAATCATTTATTAGAAACCCAAGACGGGGATATTCATAAGGCGTTACTAGCGTACAATGCCGGCCCGGCCGCCGTGAAAAAATGGGGCGGAGTCCGCCAATATGCGGAAGATATTTTTTCCATACAGGAAGAATACCTAGGGTTTCGGAAATAAAAGACTTTCTACATCCATTCAATGCATTTCGAGAGCATCTCGCGCATTCGTTCCTTCGAGGTCCGGAACGGATGCCCGTGTCCGGGCAAAACCCATTCGAATTCGATGTTTGTAAGCGACTGCATGGATTTTTTTTGTTCGGACCAGGAATACCAACAAGCGTTTCGAAAGGCGATTAGACGTTCCCGCTCCGGATCGAACGCAAGGTGATCTCCCGTAAAAAGATATCGATCCGCATAAAGCAAGACCGAATGCCCCCGAGTATGGCCGGGCGTGGGAATTACCAGAAGGTCCTCATCCAGACGAAAACTCTCTTTTCCCGTAACGAGTATTTCCGGCCGACCGACAACGGCGGCATCGTCTTCGTGAATAATCCTTTCACAATGAAATTCCTCCCTGAATTTCGCATGATCGGCGACATCGTCTCTGTGCGTGAGATAATGGTATCGAACTCCTCCTAGAGAATGTATTTTTTCCGCCAACGAAGGAACGAATCGAGGAGAGTCGATCAGGACATTTCCGGAATCCCGAACGATTAAATAGGAAAAGGCCCCGAACGAAGCTCTAGAATGATAGCCGCAATGATAGACATTTTCATGAATTAACGAGGGAAAGGATTGCTTAGCTCTTTGGAGATCGGTTCGATCTTGCGTTCCGATAGATGCGGTCGGACAAGAAAGCAAAGCTCGTAATGCGTCCAAGGATTCGATTTCGTTCGATGGTTGTTTCTGAACGTAGGAAGCGCCGCCCGACTCGGAAAAAACTTTCGGGGCTAAAATTCGGCATGTTTCACAATCGATGCAGGAAGAATCCACATAGAAATTCCCGGAAACATTCTCGCTTCTTCTTTTAGAGACGGTCGCCATGTATTTTAGACTGCATTCCCTTTGAAAGGGTCGCTCTTGAAGGTTGCCAAGTCCGAATGGAAATTTACGGAATTTACTGAACCCAATCACTCGAATTAAAGTACTTATCTTCCAATAATTTCAACTCTCCGGTTCGAATCATTTCGGAGAGAAAAAAATCGAAATTTCGTAAATAGATAAGATCGACTTTTGGAAGCAGGGCCGAGATATGATCTTCCTGTACCGTTTCTAATAGCGGGCGATAATTGGAAGCCAAAGACGGTTGCAACTGAAGAATTCCTTTGATATGATAGGCTTCCGCCACGAAGCAATTTGCCGTTCCCGCCTTAACCGCATTCCATGCGCCGTCGATACTTCCGTAGGTAAAAATTCTCGAATTCGGAAAGGCGTGCAAAAGATATTCATGGCTTCCTGAAAATGCCCGCACTGCAAAACTGATGCCGCTCAAATCCCCGAGATCCTTTACGCTTCGAAAATACTGAGTCGTAATGATATTTCCTTCCGGAGCGGGAGGTAAAGCCGACTTTCTAATGAGCGCCGCGGGCGTTGAAATTAAGTAAGGCCTACTGAATTTTATTTTTTTCGATCGTTCTAGTGTGGTCGTTAATCCGGAAAGAGCTAAATCGACTTCTCCTTTTTGAACGGCTTCCGCAAAGTCCTCGAATTCGGGTTTCGGAACGAAAACATATTTGACGCCGAGAAAATCGGCATATTTTTTTCCAAGCTCCGCATCAAACCCCGGAAACCCTTCTTTAGGCTTGTCGATATAAAATGGGGCGAAATTACGGTTCCCGGTTACCCTGATTTCACCTCTTCGCTGGATTTCCAGGAGCCTTGAGACGGCAGAATCGCCCTGCGCAATCGCGAAGGATCCGGAAAAGAAAAAATACAATCCGGGCAAAACAAGAAATCTCAAAAAACGAATTTTAAGCGGAACCTGGAAAAACATATCTCTTGACCTCAGTCTCTTTGTAACTCCGGTATTCGAGAAAAGAATTCCAGGCATTCAGGATTGGAAAGTGCATCCTTATTCGGAATCGGTTGCCCTTGGACCGCTCTCTTAACCGCAATTTCGACCTTTTTCATATTTCGAGTATACGGTATGTCCGGCACTTCTAGTATTTTTGAGGGAACGTGTCGAGGAGAGACTTTATCCTTGATCTCCTTTCGGATAAAATTTTCGAATTCGGGAGTCAGATGCTTATTCCGGCTCATCTTTAGAAATAGTACGACGCGAACATCATCTTTCCAATCCTGCCCGATTACGACCGAATCGGCTATTTCAGGAATCGTTTCAAGCAAAGTATATAAATCGGCGGTGCCGATTCTGACTCCTCCCGGATTTAAGGTAGCATCGGATCGACCGTAAACGATCATTCCTCCATGCTCGGTAATTTCCGCAAAATCGCCGTGTCGCCAGATTTCGGGAAAAACGTCGAAATATGCAGTTCTATATTTTTCTCCATCGGTATCATTCCAAAACTCAAGAGGCATGGAAGGAAAGGGCTGAGTGCAAATCAATTCTCCTTTGCCTTCCCGCATTGGTTTTCCCGCATCGTCAAAAATTTGAACCGACATCCCGAGCCCCAAACATTGGAGTTCGCCCGCGTAAACGGGTAAATTCGGATTTCCTAATGCAAAACAGCCGTTTAAATCCGTTCCTCCGGAGATCGAGGAAAGCCTGACGTCTTTTTTCCAGGAATCGTACACGTATCTAAAACCGTATCCGGGTAACGGAGAACCGGTAGAGAGAACCGACTTTAAGGCCGATAAATTTTGAGTCGGTCGAAATTTATCCTTTTCCAGGCTTAGAATGTATTTTGCTCCTACTCCGAAAACGTTCGTTCTTTTTTCGGAAGCATACTTAAATAGGACACCGGGATCCGGATAAAAGGGATTTCCGTCAAAAAGCTGAACTGTCGCCCCGATGGATAAAGCGCTGACGAGCCAATTCCACATCATCCATCCGCAGGTCGTATAATAGAAAATCCGATCTTCCTCGCTCAGATCGGTATGTAAGGCAAGTTCTTTCCAATGATTGAGAAATACTCCCGATCCTTGGACCATACATTTAGGAAGCCCGGTCGTTCCGGAAGAATACATTATATAAACGGGATGATCGAAAGAAAGTTGTTCGAATCGTGGACTTTTTCCTAAAAACGCTTTCGAGGCATCATAGAGAGACATCACATTCGAGGGAAAGTTCCGTAATCCTTCCACGGAATTTGCATTCTGAACGGACGGATAAGTCGAGACCAGGACGACTTTTAGGCAGGCAAGTTGTTCCGATATTTCCTTAACAATTGCTGATAAGGGAAGATTCTTCCCCTTAAACTCGTAACGATCCGTCGTAATTAAAACTTTCGGCTGAATCTGCCCGAACCTATCTAAAACTCCCTTGGCGCCGAAATCGGGAGAACAGGAAGACCATACGGCCCCTACTGCCGTTGCGGAAAGCATAGCGACGATCGTATCGGGAACGTTCGGCATCAGACCCGCAATTCTGTCGCCGGGCAAAATACCGATCGATCTAAAATACTCGGATAGGGCTCCCACCCGCAGCCAAAGTTCGGAAAAGGTCAAATCTTCCGAAGCCCCGCTTTCTCCAACATAAGTAATTGCGAGCTTATCGTCTTTTCTACGTAATAGATTTTCCGCAAAATTCAACCTCGCTCCCGGGAAAAACCTCGCCTCCCGAAACGTTTTCCCTTTGCGCAAGATCTCCTCGTAAGGATGAGAATGAATAACGGGAGCGTACTGCCAGAGGAGTTCCCAAAAATCTTCGGAGGAAGTTACGGACCAGGAATGCAATTCCGAATAGGTAAGGAATGATTTTCCTGTTTTTTCTTCGACAAACCGTTGGAAGTTCGTCATTCGAGAATTGGCAATCTGTTCGGTGTTCGGCTTCCAAATCGGTTCGTTCATATTCGGCACGTAATGCTTGAGAAAAATCCCGCTTTGGTCAACAGGAATTTAGTTGAGTAAGTAGAACGAATCACTTAACTATGTGGCGGGAGAATTCACTTGCTCAATTTTCAGAACCATTTTGACGTCCCGACTCTTTTGTTTTTATGCATTAGCATTCTTTATGCCGGGCACGGTTTCATACACCAACTGATCGTCGGCGGGGCGATTTCGGTCTTCCAGCATCCCGACGAAAGGCAATCTCGCTTGATTTTAATGATCTGGATCGCAACAGGAGGGTTCATGAGTTTTTTAGGCCTACTCCCGACGACTCTCTTACTTTTATTCGGTCCGGAACCGGCGCCGGTGAAGGCCGCGCTGTGGACGAACTTTATCGCACTGGGTTTTTTGGCGTTTCACTCCATCATATGCGGATTGAAGCAACTTCCCAAGCCGCTTAGAGTCGGTTTTTATTTCACTCTGGCATTTGCCGTAGCGCATCTTGCCTTTTTGATTCTACAGGGAAAAATATAAAAGAGAATGCTAACCCTGTAAGGGTTCAAAAAAGGCAAGATTCTCCGGACCTTCGTGGATCACGATTCTCTCGACTCTTCCTTCCGCGGCGTGCACGCTTTCCTTGAGACCGTTATAAAACCAGCGAGCCATATTTTCCGAGGTGGGGTTGGTTTTCTTAAAATCGATATGCTCGTTAATCAGAATATGATCCAATTCGGAAACCAGCTCCCTAAGCTTCTTTTTGGAGGTAAGAAAATCGAAACTAATCCCGTCTTCCCCTATATTCTTTCGCCCGGACAAATAAACTTCCACTTTAAAGGAATGGCCATGGATCGGCTCATCGGAGCCGTCCGAGAAATATTTATAAAGAAAATGCGAGGATTCGAAGCGTTCCTCTATCCGAATATAGAATTTGCCTGCTTCTTGAAAAAACATGGAATTGACTAACGATCCGGGAGTCTATATACTGGAAGGAAACCCGTACTAATAGGAGATTTTCCACATGTCGGAAGCGGTCAAGCCAAGATTTTATAAGGAAATGACGGTGGGCGAAGCGATCGCTTTGCATCCGGAAGCCGGCCTCGTCTTTTCCAGTTACCACTTAGGCGGTTGTTCTCACTGTTCCATCAACGAACTGGAGACGATCGAGCAAGTTTGCATGGGCTACGGTGTAGAAGTAGAAGTGCTGATCGAGAGCCTAAACAATCTGATGGAAGACGGGGAAGAGTAGCTTTCAGAGGACAGAAGACTGAGGACAGACGCGTTCGCTTTGCTCACGCTAGACAGAAGCTGCTAGACGTTGGAAAAGTTACAGAAATAGAGGAAAGATCCCCTGTAACACAGGAATCTTTCTCCAGAACATGGAAATTCCGCTCACCAATGTTCTGTCTTCAGTCCTCTGCAATGTAGTAGTATCTTGTTCCGGCCTTTCGAAAGTATTTCGTAATTTCCCCGGTCCAACCTTCCGCCGTTTTTAAGCGCCTTCTAAACGTATCTTCCGGAATACGAAACGTATCGCCCAGAGTATCGTAACGGAAAAAACGGATTCCTCTTGTATTACGAATCATTAATAGGTTTCCCGGTTCGGTTTCCCAATGCCTTTCGCCTTCCCAAGTAAAGTAGATTGTACGACTGGGAAAGACGGGGTATTTTTTTCCTTCATACAGAACTCTATCCTTGCTTCTATCGACGTTTCTAAAAATTTTTTTAGGACCGCTTTTAATGATAAAGTTAATGGTTCCGCATCGGAAGGTTAGAAAAAGAGGAATTCCGGAAAAGGTCATTTCCTCGATTCCGAACGGGGGTGCAAGTCGAGTCGCCAGCGAACCGGAACTCTTAGTAATGCGATCCAATTTTGTTCTCATGGAATCGTCTAAAAATTCTACGGTATCGTCTTTTCTGATTTTTTCCAACTGTCGGTAAATAATGTCGAACTCGCGCTTCTCATACGCTTTGTTCCTTACGAAGCCGTCCAACTGGCGCTTTAAATTAGCCAATCTCGCGCGAAAATAAGGAGTATCATTCCTACTGGCAACGTCGAACATTTCTTCCCATAAAGTTTCCAGTTCACGTACTTCCGTATTTCTATCAAAGGTGCTTTTTTCAACTTCCTCTAATATATAGCGAAATCTACGTTTTAAATCGAAAAGAAATCGGGAATCCTTGACTCGTTCCATGGGGCAGTCCTATTATTATCGGTCCATTTTGATGAATGGGAAAATAAGTTTGGCCGAGATTTCTACCTGCTACATCAGTTTGCGTGTTTTCGCATCTTAATCGAAAGAATAATTCCGGCGGCTATCATCGACATAATTAGGTGAGAACCTCCATAACTCATAAACGATAAGGGAATTCCGGTTACGGGCATCAGCCCTAAAACGATGCCGATATTAATCGCCATATGGTAGAAAAGCAAGGCGACGATACCCGAAGCAAGTAGCGATCCGAAACGGTCCTTACTTTCATAACTGATCTGCAGGCCTCGTAAAGGAATGGAAAACAAGAAGAAAAGCAGGAAGACCGAGCCGATAAATCCTGTCTGCTCCGCCCAGGAGGCGAAAATAAAATCCGTACTTGATTCGGGAACATGAGGAATTTTTCCTTCAGTCATTTCCGCGTTTAAGAACCCTTTCCCGACTAGCTTTCCGGAGCCGACTGCCGGTTTGGAGGCGCGTAGTTGATAGCCGGCCCCCTGCTTAAATTCGTCCGGATTCAGGAACGCCGTTAAACGAATTACCTGATTTTCGCGAAAAGGAACCGTTTTCATAACGACAACCGCGGAAAGGATGCTGATCCCGACTATTCCGAGAGGAATATAATATGTTCTTAATGTTTTTGCGCCTCGAGCGATACGGAGCAAAATCATGATCACACTCAGCACGATTAAAGTCCCGCCTACTCCTATCAACAATCCCTGATTGGATAAAAGTTTAAAAACAAAACTCGCCTCTAAATCGATTACCTGATCGACGGCTTCCCGCAATGAGCTCAGAGTCTTAGGTGTCAGATTTACTCCGGCGATATCTTTTCCGTCAAGGACCTGCCAAATCTTTCCTCCTAGTCGATTCACGATGGATAATAAATCCGTTTTCCCGGTCCTCTGCAGGAAGGCCAAAATGTCGTTTAACAAAGTCAAACGCGAATACTCCACATACATCGGAATCAACAAGGAAATTCCTCCCAAAGTCAGGAAGGAACTAATGTGAAGGTAATCCGCTCCGCCTAAGAACAACATCGTGAATAAAATCGGAAGAAAGGAAACTGCCGTTCCGAAATCCGGTTGTAAAAGAATCAGCGCCATCGGAACGAGTACGATCACGAAAGGTAGAATCAAGACCGTGATTTTCTTCATCTCCTTTTCCCGTAATACTAGATACTGTCCGAGAAGAATTACCGTGGACAATTTAGCGAATTCCGAAGCCTGAATTCCGACGGGGCCGATTTTCAGCCAGGAACGAGCTCCACGTCCGGATGGTAAGTAACCGATCCCGGGAATCAAAGTGAGCACGAGAAGAAATATTACGAATAAATAAATGAACAAAGCATACGAACCGATCAACTGATAGTTCACGCGAGAGATGAACCACATCGCGACTAACCCTATGAGAAAGTACAGAAACTGTCTCGCCCATTTATGAGCGAACAACCCTGACCCTTGGTCGTCGAAATTGAATTCCTGAGAATACAAGGTAAGAACGCTGCATAAAACGACTATAACTACCGAGATCACGAGAAAGTAGTCGATGCGATCGATGGATCTATCTGACATCATTGGATTTCTCCGGAAGGACAGGGGTGCCGGGGTCGGGAGCTTCCGCAACCCGTTTGAAACTGCCCGGTGGGAAAGCCGCTCGAAACATTTCTCTTGCAACCGGTGCCGCGCCCGCAGCTCCACCGATACCGTATTCGACAAAGACTGCGATTAAAATCTGCTCGCTTACGGGAGCACTAGCGGGCGCGTATCCCACGAACCAGGCGTGATTCGATCCCGAAGAACCTCTTCTTCTGGTCTGGGCAGTTCCGGTTTTTCCGGCGATATCCGGCAATCCGGGTTTGTTAAGAACGTAAGACGCAGTTCCGCTTTTCACCACCAAACGTAGTCCGGCCTTAATGGCTTCGACGGTGGAGGGTTGTATCGGGATGTCCCTTAATATCTGCGGTTCAGTGCGATTGATAATCGAATTATCTACCGGATCACGAATTTCACTCACAGTATAAGGCTGATAGATTTGCCCTCGATTGAGCAAACCTGCATAAAAAAGGGCCATTCCCAACGGAGTTACGGACATGAAGCCCTGTCCTATAGAAAGGTTGATCGTATCCCCGTCGAACCATTTCGTTCCGTACGTCCGCTTCTTCCATGCCGAAGAGGGAACAAAGCCTTGCTTTTCGTCCGGTAGATCGATATTGGATTTTGCATCCAATCCGAAAAGACGGGAATACGTTAGGATAGGATCGGACCCCAATTTATAACCGAGATTATAAAAGTAAACCGAACAGGACTTTTGCAACGCGTGGGCCAAATCGTTCGTTCCATGACCTCCTTTTTCCCAACACAAGAAAATCTGATCGGGAACTCCCGCAAACGTGGATTTCAATATAAAACTTCCGTTACAACTGTATGTCGTCTCCGGAGTATAGTCCACTTTATGACCGCTCTCCAACGCAGCCAAGGCGACTAACGTTTTGTATGTGGAAGCCGGGGGAAATTTCGATTGTATCGCTAAATTTAAAAATCCGCCGTTCGAATCCACACGTTTATAATGCGCTGTTCGTTCGGATCGGTTTTTGCCCGATAGAACGTTAGGATCGAAGCTCGGATTCGAAGCCATAGCCAATATTTCTCCGGTTGCCGGGCGCATCGCGATTGCCGTACCTCTCGCTCCTTTCAACGCTTTATATGCGGCGATCTGAATGTCCTTATCGATCGTGAGAATCAGGTTATTCCCCGGAGTCGAATGTTCCACGACTCTTTCCTCTTCGATATTGCCTTCGGAACTGCGTTTTTGGATTCGAAAACCGTCGGCTCCGCGCAGTCTCTCGTCGTACTCCAATTCCAGTCCGCTCTTCCCGAGCCATTGATAGGACTTAATCTCCCGTGTTAAAAGATCCGTCTTGGAAGGCTTTCCGATATACCCCGTGACGTGCGCCAAAGCCGGACCCATTTTGTAGATGCGTCGAGGCGAAGGGACCAAAATTACGTATTTCGAGACCGTATCGAATACCGAAATCCTTTCCTGTTGCGCCTTGCTGATCGCCTCAAGCAAAACGAAGGGTTTTTTAGATTTAATATTCTTCGAGAATTTAGGTTCGATCAAATCCTCTTCGTAGTACGACATCGGAATCGATAACGTTCTTGCGAATTCATGCAAGAAATTCCGAACTTTCGAAGGGTCGTATTTTAAGAGAGATGTATTTAAAACCGCATCCAAACTGGAATAATTGGAGACCAATGCCATGGAAGTCTCGGGAGTAAGAAAATTCCGATCAAACATTTCTCCGCGCGCTGCGGGAATCGTCTCGCTCTTTCGAACGAACTTTTCGGCTTTTAAGGAATTATTCGTACCTTGAACGATCTGCAAATTAAAAAGTTGGATGACGAAGGAAGCCAGTGTAAATACCACAAAGCCGGAAAAGACGTAAAGACGAACTCGAAAGCTCCTCTCTAGTTTAAACTCTGTGGATGTGGGAGATCCTCCGAGCACTTAGGCCTCCAATTGTTCCAGTCTGTACAATTTACCGAGTAGATAAAAGAACAACGGAGCGATGATCGCGTTGTAAATCGACGTACTGAAAATAGAATAGCTTAAATTCTCGTGAAAGAAAAGCGAAAATAGAAAATAAGTCGCGACCCTCGTGATCAGGGTGATCACCAAAGAATAAAGGGTTATAGAAAGATAATTCTCATGGTACGCGGATCTTGCGAATTTACCGATCGAATATCCCATTACGCAGAATGTTAAGGAATGCAATCCTATCTTATAAGTCATTACATTCCCGACTATCTCTCCCCCCAAACCGGAATCAGAGAGTAAGCCGCCGAAAAAACCGATCCAAATCCCAGCCATTGCGCCCTTTCGAAGCGCGAAGAAAAGAACAAACAGAACCATAAAGTCCGGTTTATTTCCCCACATTTCCAAGGCATTCGTTCCGTTCAGGAAATGTGATATAAAAATACCGGCAGCTATGACTACATATTCGAGGATCATTCGTTTTGTTCCTCTTCGGAGAAGCCCGGGCCACCCTCCGCCTTAGGTTTTACAGGTTTTCTATTCTGAGGTTGCGGAGGAATCGTTCCTCCCTGCACCGGATGAACAGGATTCTTCGGCTCCCGGTCTTCCTTGGGATAATTCAACTCCCCGAAATACGGATTTTCAATATTAATATTTTGACCTTCCGGCCAGGTTTCCGCCCATTTTTCCGGAAGCTTCAGTACGATCGTAACGGACTCCAGCATATCGAAGCGAACGAAAGGTTTCAAAAATGCGGTTTTGAAACTTCCGTTCCTAGGGCCTTCTTCCGTGATGATTCCGACGGGGATTCCCGGAGGAAATACTCCCGAAGACCCGGACGAATAAACGGCCTTTCCGATTTTACTTAAGGATTCCGTGTACTGGATCATTTCGGTCGGCCCCATCGGATAATCTCCGAAAACCCTCGGGTCGATAACGATGCCGCTATCGATATAATTCATCAATGCTTCCGTTCCGCGTCCGGAGTTGCCGGAAAGACTTGCCCATAAGTTGCTATCCGGAATGGAAACGCCCATATTAAAATTGGAATTGATTAAGGGTTGAACGACCGCCGATCCTCCGGTAACCGCAATCACCTTACCTACGAGCGCTTCGATGATTTCGCCTTTTTGATCCACGGAACGAGCCGTGACAGGCATATACGGTTTAATCCCTGCTTCGGAACCTTTGTCGATGATGATCGTTCTATAGAT
Encoded here:
- the mreC gene encoding rod shape-determining protein MreC — encoded protein: MLWIQVSKSKEAVSLLFCILFSLLSLVFKSNVLVRGIASFQRVGDTVSGSIDGIGSFFKGAYTKLESFETIRQERDACVAAMDEYKLLPQDLDRLGRENETLRRELHFNTRQKFSSVKAEVLSVRLNSIYRTIIIDKGSEAGIKPYMPVTARSVDQKGEIIEALVGKVIAVTGGSAVVQPLINSNFNMGVSIPDSNLWASLSGNSGRGTEALMNYIDSGIVIDPRVFGDYPMGPTEMIQYTESLSKIGKAVYSSGSSGVFPPGIPVGIITEEGPRNGSFKTAFLKPFVRFDMLESVTIVLKLPEKWAETWPEGQNINIENPYFGELNYPKEDREPKNPVHPVQGGTIPPQPQNRKPVKPKAEGGPGFSEEEQNE